The genomic stretch CACCGGTCCGCGGCACTTTGACTACAAGCCGTCGCGCACCGAGGACTACGACGGGGTCTGGGACTCGGTGCGCGCCAACATGCGCACCTACCTGATCCTCAAGGAGCGGGCCACCGCGTTCCGCTCGGACCCCGAGGTGCAGCAGGCCCTGGCCCACGCCAAGGTCGGCGAGCTGTCCCAGCCGACCCTGGGCGAGGGAGAGGGCTACACCGAGCTGCTGGCCGACGCCAGCAGCTTCGAGGACTTCGACGCCGACGCGGCCGCGGAGCGCGGCTACGGCTTCGTCCGGCTGAACCAGCTCGCGCTGGAACACCTCACCGGCGCCCGGTAAGCATGCCGAGCGAGCATCGGGCCAGCGCCAGCGAGCCCGGCGCGCAGCGAAGTGGCAACCGGTCCCTGGTCGCCGGGGTGGACTCCTCCACCCAGTCGTGCAAGGTGGTGATCCGCGACGCCGACACCGGGCGGCTGGTCCGGCAGGGCAGGGCCGGGCACCCCGAGGGCACCGAGGTGGACCCCCAGCACTGGTGGCACGCGCTGAGCGTGGCGCTGGAGCAGGCCGGCGGGCTGGCCGACGTGTCGGCGATCAGCGTCGGCGGGCAGCAGCACGGGATGGTGTGCCTGGACTCCGACGGCCAGGTGATCCGGCCGGCGCTGCTGTGGAATGACACCAGGTCCGCCGCCGCGGCGGCAGACCTGGTCGCCGAACTGGGTCCGCGGTACTGGGCCGAGGCCGTCGGCAGCGTTCCGGTGGCCTCGTTGACCGTGACCAAGCTGCGCTGGCTGGCCGAGCACGAGCCCGAGCATGCTGCCCGGACGGCGGCGGTCTGCCTGCCGCACGACTGGCTGAGCTGGAAGCTGGCCGGCGCCGGCGGGCGCCTCGACGCGCTGGTGACCGACCGCTCGGACGCATCGGGAACCGGTTACTTCGACGGTCGCGGCAACGATTACCGCACCGACCTGCTGGCGCGTGCGCTGGGACACCAGGCGACCCTGCCCCGGGTCGCCGGCCCCGCCGAGCCGGCCGCCGAGCATGCCGGGCTGCTGATCGGCCCGGGCGCCGGTGACAACGCCGCCGGAGCGCTCGGAGTGCAGATGGGCGGGGACACGCTGGTGTCGCTGGGGACGTCCGGGGTGGCCTGCGCCCGCAGCGAGGTCCAGCCGGCTGACCCCAGCGGACTGGTGGCCGGCTTCAGCGACGCCACC from Jatrophihabitans sp. encodes the following:
- the xylB gene encoding xylulokinase gives rise to the protein MPSEHRASASEPGAQRSGNRSLVAGVDSSTQSCKVVIRDADTGRLVRQGRAGHPEGTEVDPQHWWHALSVALEQAGGLADVSAISVGGQQHGMVCLDSDGQVIRPALLWNDTRSAAAAADLVAELGPRYWAEAVGSVPVASLTVTKLRWLAEHEPEHAARTAAVCLPHDWLSWKLAGAGGRLDALVTDRSDASGTGYFDGRGNDYRTDLLARALGHQATLPRVAGPAEPAAEHAGLLIGPGAGDNAAGALGVQMGGDTLVSLGTSGVACARSEVQPADPSGLVAGFSDATGAFLPLVCTLNAARVLDAAARLLGVGLAELSRLALSAEPGAGGVTVVPYLEGERTPNLPHATGAVHGLTLANSQPANLARAAVEGMLCGLADGLDALVAQGVSVTGVRLIGGAARSEAVCRIAPSVFGAPVTVPEPGEYVADGAARQAAWVLSGAAEAPVWDLGASTVYDGPPTAGLRQRYAEAAGKHLSR